The Sphingomonas sp. So64.6b genome includes a region encoding these proteins:
- the tpiA gene encoding triose-phosphate isomerase has translation MTRRKLIAGNWKMNGDLAALAELDGIAAAAAANPGVDVAIAAPATLIAAAAGRGPDLAIGAQDVHAADKGAHTGCISAAMIREAGARFSIVGHSERRADQHESDAEVKAKAETLHRYGLNAILCVGETLEQRDAGQAKAVVTGQLAGSLPDGAGAAWLSVAYEPVWAIGTGRTPTVADVAAMHGAIRAKLRALIGEEADAVRLLYGGSVTGDNAMDLLGAGDVDGALVGGASLTAAKFVPIITAAAIIPA, from the coding sequence ATGACACGACGCAAACTGATCGCGGGCAATTGGAAGATGAACGGCGATCTGGCGGCGCTGGCCGAGCTGGATGGCATCGCCGCAGCGGCCGCCGCGAATCCCGGTGTCGATGTCGCGATCGCGGCGCCCGCGACCCTGATCGCGGCGGCGGCCGGGCGCGGTCCCGATCTCGCGATCGGCGCGCAGGACGTTCATGCCGCCGACAAGGGCGCGCATACCGGCTGTATCTCGGCGGCGATGATCCGCGAGGCGGGCGCGCGTTTCTCGATTGTCGGGCATAGCGAACGGCGTGCGGACCAGCATGAAAGCGATGCCGAAGTGAAGGCCAAGGCGGAGACGTTGCACCGCTATGGGCTGAACGCGATCCTGTGCGTCGGCGAGACGCTGGAGCAACGCGATGCGGGGCAGGCCAAGGCGGTGGTGACCGGGCAGTTGGCCGGTTCGTTGCCGGACGGGGCGGGTGCGGCCTGGTTGTCGGTCGCCTATGAACCGGTCTGGGCGATCGGAACCGGACGAACGCCGACGGTTGCCGATGTGGCGGCGATGCACGGCGCGATCCGCGCGAAATTGCGCGCGCTGATCGGTGAAGAGGCGGATGCGGTGCGGTTGCTTTATGGCGGGTCGGTGACCGGCGACAATGCCATGGACCTGCTCGGCGCGGGCGATGTCGATGGCGCGTTGGTCGGCGGAGCGAGCCTGACGGCGGCGAAGTTCGTGCCGATCATCACCGCCGCGGCGATTATACCGGCCTGA
- a CDS encoding peptidylprolyl isomerase gives MLSLIRRLINSKVGLFITFAFLAIIGLAFAAGDISGINGQAGAPTGDTVATVGKHKLTETDLRQRAENEMENFRQQQPGLDIVTFVNAGGLDGALNRMINNFAMEQFGQSQGMVVSKRVVDGQIASIPGLQGLDGKFSPQIYQQLLQQKRLTDAQIRADIARETLTQQLTFPMGRASQVPQQLALPYASLLLEKRHGEVGFIPTQAMGEGVAPTDAEVATFYKRNIARYTIPERRAIRYAIVTHDQLTASTTPTEAEIAAAYQAQRAKYAATEKRTLVQVIVADQAAATALAAKVKAGTSIEAAARAAGLEPATLTGVEKAAYAGQSSTALADAAFGAAQGAVVGPLRSSLGFTIVRVDGIEKIPGKTLEQAKAELVPALTKEKTTQALGKIHDAIDDAVSAKATFDELIAGQKLTAKSTPPLLSDGRNPDDATVKAAPDFLPVVAAAFAVEQGDSPQMVPIDQEGGFAVVALERIVPAAAPPLTQIRAAVARDFAIDRARRAARQVAATIVAKVNKGMPVTQAFAESGVKTPPVQKLDASRAQLAAAGRQVPPPVALMFSMTEKSAKLLELSENQGWSIVYLRQIERGNAASQPNIVAATRNDLGKVIGREYVEQFSQAVRAQVGVKKNGKAFDAVKAALTGQSSAN, from the coding sequence ATGCTCAGCCTTATCCGCCGCCTGATCAATTCGAAGGTCGGTCTGTTCATCACCTTCGCCTTTCTCGCGATCATCGGGCTGGCGTTCGCGGCTGGCGACATCTCCGGAATAAACGGTCAGGCTGGCGCGCCGACGGGTGACACGGTGGCGACGGTCGGCAAGCACAAGTTGACCGAGACCGACCTGCGCCAGCGCGCCGAGAACGAGATGGAGAATTTCCGTCAGCAGCAACCCGGGCTCGATATCGTAACCTTCGTGAACGCCGGCGGGCTTGACGGCGCGCTGAACCGGATGATCAACAATTTCGCAATGGAGCAATTCGGCCAGTCGCAAGGCATGGTGGTGAGCAAGCGGGTCGTCGATGGCCAGATCGCGAGCATTCCCGGCCTGCAGGGGCTGGACGGAAAGTTCAGCCCGCAAATCTATCAGCAACTGCTGCAGCAGAAGCGGCTGACCGACGCGCAGATCCGCGCCGACATCGCGCGTGAAACGCTCACCCAGCAACTCACTTTCCCGATGGGCCGCGCCAGCCAGGTTCCGCAGCAGCTCGCTTTGCCTTATGCGTCACTGCTGCTCGAAAAACGCCATGGCGAAGTCGGTTTCATCCCGACCCAGGCGATGGGCGAAGGCGTGGCACCGACCGATGCGGAGGTCGCGACCTTCTACAAGCGCAATATCGCGCGCTACACCATCCCGGAACGCCGCGCGATCCGTTACGCGATCGTCACGCATGATCAGCTCACCGCGTCGACCACGCCGACCGAAGCCGAAATCGCCGCCGCCTATCAGGCGCAGCGTGCCAAATATGCCGCGACCGAAAAGCGTACGCTGGTCCAGGTAATCGTGGCCGATCAGGCCGCCGCCACCGCGCTGGCCGCCAAGGTCAAGGCGGGCACGTCGATCGAAGCCGCGGCACGTGCCGCCGGCCTGGAGCCGGCCACGCTGACCGGCGTCGAAAAGGCCGCTTATGCGGGTCAAAGCTCGACCGCGCTCGCCGATGCGGCGTTCGGCGCTGCCCAAGGCGCCGTGGTCGGTCCGTTGCGTTCTTCGCTCGGCTTCACCATCGTTCGCGTCGATGGCATCGAAAAGATCCCCGGAAAGACGCTCGAACAGGCCAAGGCCGAACTGGTCCCCGCGCTGACCAAGGAAAAGACCACGCAGGCGCTCGGCAAGATCCACGACGCGATCGACGATGCGGTCTCCGCCAAGGCGACTTTCGACGAACTGATCGCCGGCCAGAAGCTGACCGCCAAGTCCACGCCACCATTGCTGTCCGACGGGCGCAACCCCGACGACGCGACAGTCAAGGCCGCGCCGGACTTCCTGCCGGTGGTCGCCGCAGCCTTTGCCGTCGAACAGGGCGACAGCCCGCAAATGGTGCCGATCGATCAGGAAGGCGGCTTTGCGGTCGTCGCACTGGAGCGTATCGTTCCCGCCGCCGCACCGCCGCTGACCCAGATTCGCGCCGCCGTGGCACGTGATTTCGCGATCGACCGTGCGCGCCGCGCCGCGCGTCAGGTCGCCGCCACGATCGTCGCCAAGGTCAATAAAGGCATGCCCGTCACACAGGCATTCGCAGAAAGCGGCGTGAAGACGCCGCCGGTCCAGAAGCTCGACGCGTCGCGTGCGCAGCTGGCCGCCGCCGGTCGTCAGGTTCCGCCGCCGGTCGCGCTGATGTTCAGCATGACGGAAAAATCGGCCAAACTGCTCGAACTGAGCGAAAATCAGGGCTGGTCCATCGTCTATCTCCGCCAGATCGAGCGCGGCAACGCTGCCAGCCAGCCGAACATCGTCGCGGCGACCCGCAACGATCTGGGCAAGGTGATCGGCCGCGAATATGTCGAACAGTTCAGCCAGGCGGTCCGTGCCCAGGTCGGCGTGAAGAAAAATGGCAAAGCGTTCGACGCGGTAAAGGCCGCGCTGACCGGCCAGAGCAGCGCCAATTAA
- the trpE gene encoding anthranilate synthase component I — protein MNPELSRDGNDPVGALTAGRPALVWRRQIADTETPVAAALKLIEPGRGDFLLESVEGGAIRGRHSLIGLAPDLVFRANGNRAEINRHWLTDRDAFTPSDAPTLDTLRALVADCRMDVPPELPRALACLVGYFGYETIGLVEKLPRPDADPLGLPDMMFVRPTVVLIFDRLADALFLVAPVWPDATREPAAIVAEAEERIDAIAARLASVGLPPSARAIDLAEAVLEPVLPPGRYGEMVARAKDYIVAGDIFQVVLAQRFTTPFTLPPIELYRALRRINPSPFLYHLDLPGFALTGSSPEILVRVRDGEITIRPIAGTRPRGKTAAEDQANRTSLLADPKERAEHLMLLDLGRNDVGRVADAGTVTVTDSYTVEFYSHVMHIVSNVVGRLGKDHDAIDAILAGFPAGTVSGAPKVRACAIIAELESEKRGAYAGGVGYFSPDGSMDSCIVLRTAVVKDGMMHVQAGAGIVADSDPVYEQRECEAKAGALFAAAREAITRAGESGFGQ, from the coding sequence ATTAATCCTGAGCTTTCCCGCGACGGTAATGACCCGGTCGGCGCGCTGACGGCGGGCCGGCCGGCGCTGGTGTGGCGTCGCCAGATCGCCGACACCGAAACGCCGGTCGCCGCCGCGCTCAAGCTGATCGAGCCCGGTCGCGGCGACTTCCTGCTCGAATCGGTCGAGGGCGGCGCGATTCGCGGGCGGCACAGCCTGATCGGCCTGGCGCCCGACCTGGTGTTCCGCGCCAACGGTAACCGCGCGGAAATCAATCGCCACTGGCTGACCGACCGAGACGCCTTTACGCCGAGCGACGCGCCAACACTCGACACGCTACGAGCGCTGGTCGCCGATTGCAGGATGGATGTGCCGCCCGAACTGCCGCGCGCGCTGGCCTGTCTGGTCGGCTATTTCGGTTATGAGACCATCGGGCTGGTCGAAAAACTGCCGCGCCCGGATGCCGATCCGCTCGGCTTGCCCGACATGATGTTCGTGCGCCCGACCGTCGTGCTGATCTTCGATCGTCTGGCCGACGCGCTGTTCCTCGTCGCGCCGGTATGGCCCGACGCAACGCGCGAACCGGCCGCGATCGTCGCCGAGGCTGAGGAACGCATCGACGCCATTGCCGCGCGGCTCGCCAGCGTCGGCCTGCCGCCATCGGCGCGTGCGATCGACTTGGCCGAGGCAGTGCTCGAGCCGGTGCTGCCTCCCGGCCGCTACGGCGAGATGGTCGCCCGGGCGAAGGACTATATCGTCGCCGGCGACATATTTCAGGTCGTCCTCGCGCAGCGCTTTACCACGCCCTTCACGCTGCCGCCGATCGAACTCTATCGCGCGTTACGCCGCATCAACCCCTCGCCCTTCCTCTACCATCTCGACTTGCCGGGCTTTGCCCTGACAGGATCGAGCCCGGAAATTCTCGTTCGCGTGCGCGACGGCGAAATTACCATCCGCCCGATCGCCGGCACGCGACCGCGTGGCAAGACGGCGGCGGAAGACCAGGCCAACCGGACCAGCCTGCTCGCCGATCCGAAGGAACGTGCCGAGCATCTCATGCTGCTCGATCTCGGCCGTAACGATGTCGGCCGCGTCGCGGACGCCGGCACAGTCACCGTCACCGATAGCTATACGGTCGAATTCTACAGCCATGTGATGCACATCGTGTCGAACGTGGTCGGCCGGCTGGGCAAGGACCATGACGCGATCGATGCGATCCTGGCCGGCTTCCCCGCCGGCACGGTGAGCGGCGCGCCAAAGGTCAGGGCGTGCGCGATCATTGCCGAACTGGAATCCGAAAAACGCGGCGCCTATGCCGGCGGGGTCGGCTATTTCTCACCGGACGGGTCGATGGACAGCTGCATCGTGCTGCGTACGGCGGTGGTCAAGGACGGCATGATGCATGTCCAGGCCGGCGCCGGCATCGTCGCCGACAGCGACCCGGTTTATGAACAGCGCGAATGCGAGGCGAAGGCGGGCGCGCTATTCGCCGCAGCACGCGAGGCTATCACGCGAGCGGGCGAAAGCGGTTTCGGCCAATAA
- a CDS encoding aminodeoxychorismate/anthranilate synthase component II, which yields MILVVDNYDSFTWNLVHYLMELGAEVKVVRNDALTARDAIASNAQAFLISPGPCTPNEAGISLDLVAACAEAHKPLLGVCLGHQAIGQHFGGKVVRGGLMHGKTSPVSHDGTGLFVGLPSPFTATRYHSLIVEDAPDTLIVNATASDGSVMGVRHETLPIHGVQFHPESIATEHGHALLANFLRIAGLPVKALA from the coding sequence ATGATCCTCGTCGTCGACAATTACGACAGCTTTACATGGAACCTGGTCCATTATCTGATGGAGCTGGGCGCCGAGGTGAAGGTCGTGCGCAACGATGCACTGACCGCGCGCGACGCGATCGCGAGCAATGCACAGGCATTCCTGATTTCACCCGGGCCGTGCACCCCCAACGAAGCCGGCATCAGCCTCGACCTGGTCGCCGCCTGCGCCGAGGCGCACAAGCCGCTGCTCGGGGTCTGCCTCGGCCATCAGGCGATCGGCCAGCATTTCGGCGGCAAGGTCGTGCGCGGGGGCCTGATGCACGGCAAGACCAGCCCGGTGTCGCATGACGGCACCGGGCTGTTCGTGGGGCTGCCCAGCCCATTCACCGCCACGCGTTACCATTCGCTGATCGTCGAGGACGCACCCGATACGCTGATCGTCAACGCCACCGCTTCCGATGGATCGGTGATGGGCGTGCGTCACGAAACGCTGCCGATCCACGGCGTGCAATTCCATCCCGAAAGCATCGCCACTGAACATGGTCACGCCTTGCTGGCCAATTTCCTGCGCATCGCAGGGTTGCCGGTAAAGGCGCTGGCGTGA